The following DNA comes from Enterobacter sp. SA187.
ATCCCGATGTATTGCCTGTTTGAAATCGGCGTATTTTTCTCGCGGTTCTACGTCGGCAAGCGGCGTTTCCGCAGCGACGAAAGCGACGAAGACGACAGCGAAAGCACAAAAGAGTAATCAATGGCCGCCCGAAAGGGCGGTTGTCATATGGAGGACGGCATGTTTGATATTGGGGTCAACCTGACCAGTTCGCAGTTCGCTACAGACAGCGATGAGGTGGTGGCGCGGGCTTTCGCCGCGGGCGTTAAAGGCATGCTGCTGACCGGCACCAGTCTGCATGACAGCGAGCAGGCACAGCGGCTGGCTCAGCGTCATGCGCATTGCTGGTCTACGGCGGGCGTGCATCCCCATGACAGCAGCCAGTGGGATGCAAACACCGCAGACGCGGTTTTCGCGCTGGCCCGTCAGCCGGAAGTGGTGGCGATTGGCGAATGCGGCCTGGATTTTAACCGCAATTTTTCCCCGGCAGCCGATCAGGAAGCGGCTTTTTCCGCACAGCTGGCGATTGCCGCAGAGCTGTCGATGCCGGTATTTTTACACTGTCGCGATGCCCATGAACGTTTTCTGGCGCTGCTGACGCCGTGGCTGGATAAGCTGCCGGGCGCGGTGCTGCACTGTTTTACCGGATCGCAGGCCGAGGCGGAGGAATGTCTGGCGAAAGGGTTATATCTGGGCATCACCGGCTGGGTATGTGATGAGCGTCGTGGCGCGGAGCTGTGCGCCGTGGT
Coding sequences within:
- the tatD gene encoding 3'-5' ssDNA/RNA exonuclease TatD; this translates as MFDIGVNLTSSQFATDSDEVVARAFAAGVKGMLLTGTSLHDSEQAQRLAQRHAHCWSTAGVHPHDSSQWDANTADAVFALARQPEVVAIGECGLDFNRNFSPAADQEAAFSAQLAIAAELSMPVFLHCRDAHERFLALLTPWLDKLPGAVLHCFTGSQAEAEECLAKGLYLGITGWVCDERRGAELCAVVPRIPADRLLVETDAPYLLPRDLKPKPASRRNEPAYLGHIVERIAALRGETAEAVSNATDANVKQLFGVTF